TTCTTTTGAAAAAGCTTTAAAAGAAGCGCAACAAAAGGGATATGCCGAAAGGGATCCCAGCGCTGATATTGAAGGAAGGGACGCGGCAGCAAAGATAGCAATTTTAGCTTCGATTGCTTTTAATAGCAGGGTAAAATTTTCTGATGTTTCAGTAGAAGGAATTTCAAAGATTACCGCAAAAGATATCTTGCATGCCAAAGAAATGAATTATGTGGTAAAACTTCTTGCGGTGGCAAAAGAAGTGGATGAAGAGCTGGAAGTGCGTGTTCATCCGGCCATGATTCCGGTTAAACATCCATTAGCTTCAGTAAATGGAGTTTATAACGCAATCTTTGTTGAGGGAGATTCTGTGGGAGAAGTTATGTTTTTTGGACAGGGGGCTGGAAGTTTGCCGGCTGCCAGCGCGGTTGTTGGTGACATAATAGAGGTCGCGCGAAACATACAATATGGCTCAAGTGGAAAGATTGGTTGCACCTGTTTTAGAAATTTGAATTTACGGCCGATAGATGAAATCAATTCAAAATATTATTTGCTTATGAACGCTGCGGATAAGCCGGGAGTTCTTGCAAAAATAGCGAAAGTGTTTGGCGATAATAACGTTAGTTTAGCAAGTGTTATTCAAAAGGGGTCACAGGGTTCAACTGCTGATTTAATACTTGTTACTCATCTTCTCAAAGAGAAGAATTTTAGGA
The nucleotide sequence above comes from Candidatus Oleimmundimicrobium sp.. Encoded proteins:
- a CDS encoding homoserine dehydrogenase, whose protein sequence is MKDLINIGLIGLGTVGSGVYKILATHREDFKRKVGADLVVKAIAEKSSEKADAVGANREIITDAKTIIEDPDIDIVVEVIGGIEPAKSFILEAIKKGKHVVTANKELLASHGEEILKMADKNKVDVFFEASVGGGIPIIHLLKECLASNKILKVMGIVNGTTNYILTMMSEEGCSFEKALKEAQQKGYAERDPSADIEGRDAAAKIAILASIAFNSRVKFSDVSVEGISKITAKDILHAKEMNYVVKLLAVAKEVDEELEVRVHPAMIPVKHPLASVNGVYNAIFVEGDSVGEVMFFGQGAGSLPAASAVVGDIIEVARNIQYGSSGKIGCTCFRNLNLRPIDEINSKYYLLMNAADKPGVLAKIAKVFGDNNVSLASVIQKGSQGSTADLILVTHLLKEKNFRMALNQIRKLSEVNEICNVIRVEESNE